From the genome of Streptomyces sp. NBC_01260, one region includes:
- a CDS encoding TetR/AcrR family transcriptional regulator gives MAATPRTPSPTAPGAQPPMGLRERKKLKTRVAIRQATYRLITEQGYDATTIEQIAEAAEVSPSTVFRYFATKEDIVLTDEYDPVMEAALRSRPADEPPLVSLRLMMAETLTSFIAEEDEELRQRTRLMVEVPAIRARMTETMSETAKVLSRVLADRSGRSADDLRVRVFVAAVLGALREVALYWGEHGQEGDLVTMVGEALDSLEGGLRL, from the coding sequence ATGGCCGCCACCCCCCGTACCCCGTCCCCCACCGCCCCCGGCGCGCAGCCCCCGATGGGGCTGCGCGAGCGCAAGAAGCTCAAGACCCGGGTCGCGATCCGGCAGGCGACCTACCGTCTGATCACCGAGCAGGGGTATGACGCGACGACCATCGAGCAGATCGCGGAGGCGGCCGAGGTGTCGCCCAGCACGGTGTTCCGGTACTTCGCGACCAAGGAGGACATCGTCCTCACCGACGAGTACGACCCGGTCATGGAAGCCGCGCTGCGGAGCCGGCCGGCCGATGAGCCGCCGCTGGTCTCACTGCGGTTGATGATGGCCGAGACGCTGACGTCGTTCATCGCCGAGGAGGACGAGGAGCTGCGCCAGCGCACCCGGCTGATGGTGGAGGTCCCCGCCATCCGGGCGCGGATGACGGAGACCATGTCGGAGACGGCGAAGGTGCTCTCCCGGGTGCTCGCCGACCGCAGCGGCCGCAGTGCGGACGACCTGCGCGTCCGGGTCTTCGTCGCGGCGGTGCTGGGTGCGCTGCGCGAGGTGGCGCTGTACTGGGGCGAGCACGGCCAGGAGGGCGACCTCGTCACCATGGTCGGCGAGGCCCTGGACTCGCTGGAGGGCGGCCTGCGGCTGTGA
- the mca gene encoding mycothiol conjugate amidase Mca yields the protein MTEQLRLMAVHAHPDDESSKGAATMAKYVSEGVDVLVVTCTGGERGSILNPKLQGDAYIEENIHEVRRKEMDEARAILGVKQEWLGFVDSGLPEGDPLPPLPEGCFALEDEETAAGRLVAKIRAFRPQVITTYDENGGYPHPDHIMTHTVSMIAFEGAADAERFPEAEFGPVWTPQKLYYNQGFNKPRTVALHEALLARGLESPYGDWLERWKEFERAERTLTTHVPCADFFEIRDKALIAHATQIDPEGGWFRVPMDIQREVWPTEEYELAKSLVDTSLPESDLFAGIRDNA from the coding sequence TTGACTGAGCAGCTTCGACTGATGGCCGTGCACGCCCACCCCGACGACGAGTCGAGCAAGGGCGCGGCGACCATGGCCAAGTACGTGTCCGAGGGGGTGGACGTGCTGGTAGTGACCTGCACGGGCGGCGAGCGCGGCTCCATCCTCAATCCGAAACTCCAGGGCGACGCGTACATCGAGGAGAACATCCACGAGGTACGCAGGAAGGAGATGGACGAGGCCCGGGCGATCCTGGGCGTGAAGCAGGAGTGGCTCGGCTTCGTCGACTCCGGGCTGCCCGAGGGCGACCCGCTGCCGCCGCTGCCCGAGGGCTGCTTCGCGCTGGAGGACGAGGAGACGGCGGCGGGGCGTCTCGTCGCGAAGATCCGCGCGTTCCGGCCGCAGGTCATCACCACGTACGACGAGAACGGGGGCTACCCGCACCCCGACCACATCATGACCCACACGGTCTCGATGATCGCCTTCGAGGGCGCGGCAGACGCCGAGAGGTTCCCCGAGGCGGAGTTCGGTCCGGTCTGGACGCCGCAGAAGCTCTACTACAACCAGGGCTTCAACAAGCCGCGCACGGTGGCCCTGCACGAGGCGCTGCTGGCCCGCGGGCTGGAGTCCCCGTACGGGGACTGGCTGGAGCGCTGGAAGGAGTTCGAGCGCGCCGAACGCACGCTGACCACGCATGTTCCGTGCGCGGACTTCTTCGAGATCCGCGACAAGGCGCTGATCGCGCACGCGACGCAGATCGATCCGGAGGGCGGCTGGTTCCGGGTTCCGATGGACATCCAGCGGGAGGTCTGGCCGACCGAGGAGTACGAGCTGGCGAAGTCCCTCGTCGATACCTCCCTCCCCGAGAGCGACCTCTTCGCGGGCATCCGCGACAATGCCTGA
- a CDS encoding thioredoxin domain-containing protein, giving the protein MNRLAGATSPYLLQHAENPVEWWPWGPEAFAEARRRDVPVLLSVGYSACHWCHVMAHESFEDEDVAAYLNEHFVPVKVDREERPDVDAVYMEAVQAATGQGGWPMTVFLTADAEPFYFGTYFPPESRHGLPSFRQVLEGVVAAWTDRRDEVGEVAGRIVRDLSQRSLAHGGEGLPAESELAQALLGLTREYDEKNRGFGGAPKFPPSMTIEFLLRHHARTGADGALQMAADTCEAMARGGMYDQLGGGFARYSVDREWVVPHFEKMLYDNALLCRVYAHLWRATGSELARRVALETADFMVRELRTAEGGFASALDADSEDANGKHVEGAYYVWTPAQLREVLGEDDAAFAAEHFGVTEEGTFEEGSSVLQLPPKGPHRPPRTGQVVDDARAADVRARLLAARELRKRPGRDDKVVAAWNGLAVAALAETGAYFDRPDLIERATEAADLLVRLHMGPVARLARTSKDGRAGAHAGVLEDYGDVAEGFLALAAVTGEGVWLEFAGFLLDIVLQHFTGEGGQFYDTADDAEQLIRRPQDPTDSATPAGWTAAAGALLSYAAHTGSEPHRTAAERALGVVKALGPKAPRFIGWGLAVAEALLDGPREVAVAGPVGGELHRTALLGRAPGAVVAAGETSGAEFPLLADRPMVDGAPTAYVCRHFVCDAPTTDREELARALGGAAS; this is encoded by the coding sequence GTGAATCGTCTCGCGGGCGCGACCTCGCCGTATCTGCTGCAGCACGCCGAGAACCCGGTGGAATGGTGGCCCTGGGGGCCGGAGGCCTTCGCCGAGGCGCGCCGGCGCGATGTGCCCGTTCTGCTGTCGGTCGGCTACTCGGCGTGTCATTGGTGCCATGTGATGGCGCATGAGTCGTTCGAGGACGAGGACGTCGCGGCGTACCTGAACGAGCACTTCGTGCCGGTCAAGGTCGACCGCGAGGAGCGCCCCGACGTCGACGCCGTCTATATGGAGGCCGTGCAGGCGGCGACCGGCCAGGGCGGCTGGCCGATGACCGTCTTCCTCACCGCCGACGCCGAACCCTTCTACTTCGGGACGTACTTCCCGCCCGAGTCCCGCCACGGCCTGCCGTCCTTCCGGCAGGTGCTCGAAGGCGTCGTCGCCGCCTGGACCGACCGGCGCGACGAGGTCGGCGAGGTCGCCGGACGCATCGTCCGCGATCTGTCGCAGCGCTCACTCGCGCACGGCGGGGAGGGCCTTCCGGCCGAGTCGGAGCTGGCGCAGGCCCTGCTCGGACTCACCCGCGAGTACGACGAGAAGAACCGCGGCTTCGGCGGCGCCCCCAAGTTCCCGCCGTCGATGACGATCGAGTTCCTGCTGCGCCACCACGCCCGTACCGGCGCGGACGGTGCGCTCCAGATGGCGGCCGACACCTGCGAGGCGATGGCCAGGGGCGGGATGTACGACCAGCTCGGCGGCGGCTTCGCCCGCTACTCGGTGGACCGGGAGTGGGTCGTACCGCATTTCGAGAAGATGCTCTACGACAACGCGCTGCTCTGCCGCGTGTACGCCCACCTGTGGCGCGCGACCGGCTCGGAACTGGCCCGGCGGGTGGCCCTGGAGACCGCCGACTTCATGGTCCGGGAGCTGCGTACCGCCGAGGGCGGCTTCGCCTCCGCGCTCGACGCGGACAGCGAGGACGCCAACGGCAAGCACGTCGAGGGCGCGTACTACGTCTGGACGCCGGCGCAGCTGCGCGAGGTGCTGGGCGAGGACGACGCCGCGTTCGCGGCCGAGCACTTCGGGGTGACCGAGGAAGGCACCTTCGAGGAGGGTTCCTCGGTGCTCCAGCTCCCGCCGAAGGGCCCGCACCGCCCGCCGCGGACGGGCCAGGTCGTGGACGACGCGCGGGCCGCCGATGTGCGGGCCCGGCTGCTCGCCGCCCGTGAGCTGCGCAAGCGGCCGGGGCGGGACGACAAGGTGGTCGCCGCGTGGAACGGGCTGGCCGTCGCGGCGCTCGCCGAGACGGGCGCGTACTTCGACCGCCCTGACCTGATCGAGCGCGCCACCGAGGCCGCGGACCTGCTGGTGCGGCTCCACATGGGCCCGGTCGCCCGGCTGGCCCGTACCTCGAAGGACGGCCGCGCCGGCGCGCACGCCGGGGTGCTGGAGGACTACGGCGATGTGGCGGAGGGCTTCCTCGCGCTGGCCGCGGTCACCGGCGAGGGGGTCTGGCTGGAGTTCGCGGGCTTCCTGCTGGACATCGTGCTCCAGCACTTCACCGGCGAGGGCGGGCAGTTCTACGACACCGCGGACGATGCCGAGCAGCTGATCCGCCGCCCGCAGGACCCCACCGACAGCGCCACCCCGGCCGGCTGGACCGCGGCGGCCGGCGCGCTGCTCTCGTACGCCGCCCACACCGGATCGGAGCCCCACCGCACCGCCGCCGAGAGGGCGTTGGGCGTGGTGAAGGCGCTGGGGCCGAAGGCGCCGCGGTTCATCGGCTGGGGACTCGCGGTGGCCGAGGCGCTGCTCGACGGCCCGCGCGAGGTGGCCGTCGCCGGACCGGTCGGCGGCGAGCTGCACCGTACGGCGCTGCTGGGCCGGGCGCCGGGTGCGGTGGTCGCGGCGGGGGAGACGTCCGGTGCGGAGTTCCCGTTGCTGGCGGACCGTCCGATGGTGGACGGCGCGCCGACCGCGTACGTGTGCCGGCACTTCGTCTGCGACGCGCCGACCACGGACCGGGAGGAGCTGGCGCGCGCCCTGGGGGGCGCCGCGTCCTGA
- a CDS encoding DUF4307 domain-containing protein translates to MTAVREAPPENRYGRSADQRADRKLKIIGSVLGIALLGVLGWIGYDYIAGQGVSAEVIKFKVVSDDRVEVHLEVRKDRDAKGYCTIRSQREDGTDVARKDFRFDEDTDRIDRVLSLRTTSRATSVELLGCTDDGGASR, encoded by the coding sequence ATGACTGCGGTGCGCGAAGCGCCCCCCGAGAACCGCTACGGCCGCTCCGCGGACCAGCGTGCGGACCGCAAACTCAAGATCATCGGCTCGGTGCTCGGCATCGCCCTGCTCGGCGTGCTCGGCTGGATCGGTTACGACTACATCGCGGGCCAGGGCGTCAGCGCCGAGGTGATCAAGTTCAAGGTCGTCTCGGACGACCGGGTCGAGGTGCACCTGGAGGTCCGAAAGGACCGGGACGCCAAGGGCTACTGCACGATCCGCTCGCAGCGCGAGGACGGTACCGACGTCGCCCGCAAGGACTTCCGTTTCGACGAGGACACCGACCGGATCGACCGCGTCCTCTCGCTGCGGACGACGTCCAGGGCGACCAGCGTCGAACTGCTGGGCTGCACGGACGACGGCGGGGCGTCGCGTTGA
- a CDS encoding restriction endonuclease subunit S, with the protein MLSGEEVDRIADRFRLWLGASEEVDEPGFSRSVAYSELIENAGNLDPRTYLRTESGPGGAADLSAMLADFERRNRETSELGAELAQIAGAQDQLARDGVRCQNLPLKDVVSGGSTVGGRPVRLLAGPSGSLVRAQDDVEAGGVPVVMPKDISDIGFIVDGIKCISEQQAERLDRFRLNRGDIVVARRGDLGRCAVVGDEQRGWVCGTGCFVISPPGIVDSHYLVAFLRSPGAREWLDTHSTGSMALRTVSLEVLGMLPVALPDLDTQRSIGEAMASFDAYGESLPGVPPALGRIGRRFDSCPVACHE; encoded by the coding sequence GTGCTGTCGGGCGAGGAGGTCGATCGCATCGCAGATCGCTTCCGGCTATGGCTCGGAGCCTCGGAGGAGGTGGACGAGCCGGGCTTTTCCCGATCGGTTGCCTACTCCGAACTCATCGAGAACGCCGGCAACTTGGATCCGAGGACCTACCTCCGGACGGAGAGCGGGCCGGGCGGGGCCGCAGACCTGAGCGCCATGCTGGCCGATTTCGAGCGGCGCAACCGCGAGACATCGGAACTCGGAGCGGAACTGGCGCAGATCGCCGGGGCACAGGATCAGCTGGCACGGGACGGCGTCCGATGCCAGAACCTGCCGCTGAAGGACGTGGTGAGCGGCGGGTCGACGGTCGGTGGTCGTCCCGTGCGGCTGCTCGCTGGGCCCTCGGGAAGCCTGGTCCGGGCTCAGGACGACGTGGAGGCCGGCGGGGTTCCCGTTGTGATGCCGAAGGACATCTCGGACATCGGCTTCATCGTGGACGGCATCAAGTGCATCTCCGAGCAGCAGGCCGAACGACTTGACCGCTTTCGGTTGAATCGCGGTGACATCGTGGTCGCCCGCCGGGGCGATCTCGGGCGATGCGCCGTGGTCGGAGACGAGCAGCGAGGCTGGGTCTGCGGCACCGGCTGTTTTGTGATCAGCCCTCCCGGCATCGTTGACTCCCACTACCTGGTGGCGTTCCTGCGCAGCCCCGGAGCTCGGGAGTGGCTCGACACTCATTCGACCGGGAGCATGGCTCTGCGGACCGTCTCGCTCGAGGTGCTCGGGATGCTTCCCGTTGCCCTTCCCGATCTCGACACCCAGCGGTCCATCGGCGAAGCCATGGCGAGCTTCGACGCCTATGGGGAAAGCCTGCCCGGGGTACCGCCGGCACTCGGGCGAATCGGCCGTCGTTTCGATAGTTGTCCCGTTGCCTGCCATGAGTAG
- a CDS encoding tetratricopeptide repeat protein has translation MRDSHRADAERLLVRAVEEEARRTGGRTDSGVLMTRARGALDTMASGAAEEYASYVQALDAAAAGQIPLAARLNRATLGTPLLVTGVAATAAFGADLVLGTASGLALGAGAVVAVAGATATVAKVTASHWPAASRRAGALGQPGGTEQLRLQWLTALEVRGIRPFLDQQRMLTASSRTPAKKAASAQTRTAPALRGGDRSAAARMRSLLEQSFGHLPSPDSRFAGRRAELARIGQWVHAARASTETKPTVVVLHGPPGAGRTTLAVRAAHDLKDQFRGACVVDLRGGADGEPPLPTRDALLHLLNRLGAPREQLLFRDGGSAGASGAGARGGSSAEQQVRRLSELYHQHLTGTPVTIVLDDASDAEQVRTLIPERSDSLVLVTAREPLDLPGSLPAWVHQLEVGALDPAGAEELLREASQEEDQGPYDYPSSEAVTELCGGLPLALRIAGSSLGARTPSALAADLAAYGPVPPVERALWLRYTDQSEQARRLLRRLALAGRASLGAAAAASLLSADEQEAERLLTALSGAGLLDHVRGSRYRLHDLVRGFALARLLDEEEPAERTAAQERLIVNYAELAGAVIRMVDGKMSTRAGQFGSHGFTSLDAALRWLDEESSFITSALRHAEGVDQAAVLDLLGALCDYCLLRGDLYRLGEISELTQAVDQGLLERSVQWRTGIAARQLGELDKARTTLSSVVGLYREAQNDSGTALALCSLGITLHHQGNLTEAAARLREALELQTSDGQAADRAWSLHALAAVERDRAHPAEALTLLDTALVLHREGESLHGEAWTQFQLGQVRLRLGDVERAELALRTALDLYGRTRDERGEAWALTQLARARLLDGDPAPAVEQLNAALSRHRDNEDARGEAWTLYYLGQALEETGDTDQAVRQLERSRTMFSRMRDVYGLACARHHSGRVTRDQRAAQTGNLRNSGFARQLLVDARADFRRIGVPHGEAWTCLELALIDAGNHRAPQALDLCGEAAELFDSYGDARGADWARFLRCTLLPYASPGGIEVGTVVAQQELADLIAAGHPTRDGKLEDCAEAFRVVLNRGVDLEDGWQAWRLGLTPTRHAREIMGVRIPARP, from the coding sequence ATGCGGGACAGCCACCGGGCGGACGCCGAGAGGCTGTTGGTGCGGGCCGTGGAGGAAGAGGCGCGGCGCACCGGCGGACGAACGGACTCCGGCGTGCTGATGACGCGTGCGCGGGGCGCCCTGGACACCATGGCGTCGGGTGCGGCCGAGGAGTACGCCTCGTACGTCCAGGCGCTCGACGCCGCGGCGGCCGGGCAGATACCGCTGGCGGCCCGCCTCAACCGGGCCACGCTGGGAACACCGCTGCTGGTCACGGGAGTTGCCGCGACCGCGGCCTTCGGTGCGGATCTGGTGCTCGGCACGGCGTCGGGCCTGGCGCTCGGCGCGGGGGCCGTCGTCGCGGTCGCGGGCGCCACCGCGACCGTCGCCAAGGTCACCGCTTCGCACTGGCCTGCCGCCTCCCGCCGGGCGGGAGCCCTCGGACAGCCGGGCGGGACCGAGCAGTTGCGGCTCCAGTGGCTGACGGCGCTGGAGGTACGGGGCATCCGCCCGTTCCTCGACCAGCAGCGGATGCTGACCGCCTCGTCCCGCACCCCGGCGAAGAAGGCCGCCTCCGCACAGACCCGCACCGCCCCGGCCCTGCGCGGCGGGGACCGCAGTGCGGCGGCGCGCATGCGCTCGCTCCTTGAGCAGTCGTTCGGCCATCTCCCCTCGCCCGACAGCCGGTTCGCCGGGCGCCGGGCCGAGCTGGCCCGGATCGGCCAGTGGGTGCACGCGGCCCGTGCGTCGACGGAGACGAAGCCGACCGTGGTCGTGCTGCACGGCCCGCCGGGCGCCGGGCGCACCACGCTGGCCGTGCGGGCGGCGCACGATCTCAAGGACCAGTTCCGGGGCGCGTGCGTGGTGGACCTGCGCGGCGGCGCGGACGGTGAGCCGCCGCTGCCGACCCGGGACGCGCTGCTCCATCTGCTGAACCGGCTGGGCGCCCCCCGCGAGCAGCTGCTGTTCCGGGACGGGGGCTCCGCCGGCGCCTCGGGAGCGGGGGCCCGGGGAGGGTCCTCCGCCGAGCAGCAGGTGCGCCGGCTCAGCGAGCTGTACCACCAGCATCTCACCGGCACGCCGGTGACGATCGTCCTCGACGACGCCAGTGACGCGGAGCAGGTCCGCACGCTGATCCCGGAGCGTTCCGACAGCCTCGTCCTGGTCACCGCCCGCGAGCCGCTCGATCTGCCCGGGTCCCTTCCGGCGTGGGTGCACCAGCTGGAGGTCGGGGCGCTGGACCCGGCGGGCGCGGAGGAGCTGCTGCGCGAGGCGTCCCAGGAGGAGGACCAGGGCCCGTACGACTACCCGTCGAGCGAGGCGGTCACCGAGCTGTGCGGCGGGCTGCCGCTGGCGCTGCGGATCGCGGGTTCCTCGCTCGGGGCCCGTACCCCGAGCGCGCTGGCCGCCGATCTCGCCGCGTACGGCCCGGTGCCACCGGTCGAGCGGGCCCTGTGGCTGCGCTACACCGACCAGTCCGAGCAGGCGCGGCGGCTGCTGCGCCGGCTCGCGCTGGCCGGACGGGCCAGTCTGGGCGCCGCGGCGGCGGCCTCGCTGCTGTCGGCCGACGAGCAGGAGGCCGAGCGGCTGCTGACCGCCCTGTCCGGGGCCGGGCTGCTGGATCACGTACGGGGTTCGCGCTACCGGCTGCACGACCTCGTACGGGGCTTCGCCCTGGCCCGGCTGCTCGACGAGGAGGAGCCGGCCGAGCGCACGGCCGCGCAGGAGCGGCTGATCGTCAACTACGCGGAGCTGGCCGGTGCGGTGATCCGGATGGTGGACGGCAAGATGTCCACCCGGGCCGGGCAGTTCGGCTCCCACGGCTTCACCTCCCTGGACGCGGCGCTGCGCTGGCTGGACGAGGAGTCGAGCTTCATCACGTCCGCGCTGCGGCACGCCGAGGGCGTCGACCAGGCGGCGGTGCTCGATCTGCTGGGCGCGCTGTGCGACTACTGCCTGCTGCGCGGCGACCTCTACCGGCTGGGCGAGATCAGCGAGTTGACGCAGGCGGTCGACCAGGGGCTGCTGGAGCGGTCGGTGCAGTGGCGTACCGGGATCGCGGCCCGCCAGCTCGGCGAGCTGGACAAGGCGCGCACCACGCTGTCCTCCGTCGTCGGCCTGTACCGCGAGGCGCAGAACGACTCGGGTACGGCGCTGGCGCTCTGTTCGCTCGGCATCACCCTGCACCACCAGGGCAATCTGACGGAGGCGGCGGCGCGGCTGCGGGAGGCGCTCGAACTGCAGACCTCCGACGGCCAGGCCGCGGACCGGGCCTGGTCGCTGCACGCGCTGGCCGCGGTGGAGCGCGACCGGGCGCACCCGGCCGAGGCGCTGACGCTCCTGGACACGGCACTGGTCCTGCACCGCGAGGGCGAGTCGCTGCACGGGGAGGCCTGGACGCAGTTCCAGCTGGGTCAGGTGCGCTTGCGGCTGGGCGATGTGGAGCGGGCCGAGCTCGCACTGCGTACGGCCCTCGACCTGTACGGGCGCACCCGCGACGAGCGCGGCGAGGCCTGGGCGCTGACCCAGCTGGCCCGCGCCAGGCTGCTGGACGGCGATCCGGCGCCCGCGGTCGAGCAGCTGAACGCGGCCCTGTCCCGGCACCGCGACAACGAGGACGCGCGGGGCGAGGCGTGGACGCTCTACTACCTGGGCCAGGCCCTGGAGGAGACCGGCGACACCGATCAGGCGGTACGGCAGCTGGAGCGGTCCCGCACGATGTTCTCCCGGATGCGGGACGTGTACGGGCTGGCGTGCGCCCGGCACCACTCGGGCCGGGTCACCCGCGACCAGCGGGCCGCGCAGACGGGCAACCTGCGCAACTCCGGCTTCGCCCGCCAGCTCCTGGTGGACGCGCGGGCCGACTTCCGGCGCATCGGGGTCCCCCACGGGGAGGCCTGGACGTGTCTGGAGCTGGCCCTGATCGACGCGGGCAACCATCGCGCGCCGCAGGCGCTGGACCTGTGCGGCGAGGCGGCCGAGCTGTTCGACTCGTACGGCGACGCACGCGGCGCGGACTGGGCCCGCTTCCTGCGCTGCACGCTGCTGCCGTACGCGTCACCGGGCGGCATCGAGGTGGGCACGGTGGTGGCCCAGCAGGAACTCGCCGACCTGATCGCGGCGGGCCACCCGACCCGGGACGGCAAGCTGGAGGACTGCGCGGAGGCGTTCCGGGTGGTCCTGAACCGCGGAGTGGACCTGGAAGACGGCTGGCAGGCCTGGCGCCTGGGCCTGACCCCGACCCGTCACGCCCGGGAAATCATGGGCGTACGGATCCCGGCAAGGCCGTAA
- a CDS encoding PIN domain-containing protein gives MKEQPARSLVLASEALSLLLRNDRRMAARIEASRQAGVPVLVSVLTIVEAAQGKTDLARLKWVLSRLRVEPASQEDSLTAVALLRDAGGLHGHKYAIDALVAALALRAPAPVIVLTSDRDDWSKLCGGRVIIREV, from the coding sequence GTGAAGGAGCAGCCGGCCCGCTCCCTGGTGCTCGCCTCCGAGGCACTCTCCCTGCTTCTGCGCAACGACCGCAGAATGGCAGCTCGCATCGAGGCGTCCCGGCAGGCCGGAGTGCCTGTCCTCGTCTCTGTGCTGACCATCGTTGAAGCAGCACAGGGGAAGACCGATCTGGCGCGCTTGAAGTGGGTACTCTCCCGGCTGCGAGTGGAACCGGCCAGCCAGGAAGACTCCCTGACCGCGGTGGCGCTACTCCGGGACGCGGGTGGGCTGCACGGGCACAAGTACGCCATCGACGCTCTCGTCGCAGCGCTGGCGCTCCGAGCTCCGGCCCCCGTGATCGTCCTGACCTCCGACCGCGACGACTGGTCGAAGCTCTGCGGAGGCCGCGTGATCATCAGAGAGGTGTGA
- the greA gene encoding transcription elongation factor GreA, producing MTQTSENVTWLTQEAYNQLKAELEYLSGPARTEIAVKIAAAREEGDLRENGGYHAAKEEQGKMELRVRQLTQLLEHAKVGEAPADDGVVEPGMVVTIAFDGDDDDTTTFLLASREYASADIETYSPQSPLGVGVNGKKMGETADYELPNGKTATVKILSAKPYSG from the coding sequence GTGACCCAGACCAGCGAAAACGTCACCTGGCTCACGCAGGAGGCGTACAACCAGCTCAAGGCCGAGCTGGAGTACCTGTCTGGTCCCGCGCGCACGGAGATCGCCGTAAAGATCGCGGCGGCCCGTGAGGAGGGGGACCTGCGTGAGAACGGCGGGTACCACGCGGCCAAGGAGGAGCAGGGCAAGATGGAGCTCCGGGTGCGCCAGCTGACCCAGCTCCTGGAACACGCGAAGGTCGGCGAGGCGCCGGCCGACGACGGTGTGGTCGAGCCCGGCATGGTCGTGACGATCGCCTTCGACGGCGATGACGACGACACGACGACCTTCCTCCTGGCCTCCCGCGAGTACGCGAGCGCGGACATCGAGACCTACTCCCCGCAGTCCCCGCTCGGCGTGGGCGTGAACGGCAAGAAGATGGGCGAGACCGCGGACTACGAGCTGCCGAACGGCAAGACCGCGACGGTGAAGATCCTTTCGGCGAAGCCGTACTCCGGCTGA